A stretch of DNA from Excalfactoria chinensis isolate bCotChi1 chromosome 6, bCotChi1.hap2, whole genome shotgun sequence:
GATTCCCATATTTGTAACTACTCTTGAGAAAATAATCCAAATTAAGATATTGGATTTTATTTAACTCAGTGCTGTTGGGAAGAAGGATGAAAAAGTATTAAGACACAAAAGACCTAATTCCAGTCTTCTCATTACTTCATGCCGGAAGTGAAAAGTGGATTTGGATCCAAACTGTTCAAAATTGAATATCATTCATCAGGCTTTGTACCTAGCAAAGGGTTAGTCAAGTTCTTTTCCCCTGTGGAACACAGCGGTGGGCCCCTTGCTTAGCTTTAAGGGATTGGACCAGATGATTTCCTGAGGTTCCTTCCCACCTGAATCATCCTATATGTCCTACATTATTTTACTTTCCTCTGCCTGTCTGAATATCCTATGTGAATGAGGTTTCTGACTGACTGACTAGGAACTAAGAAATCAAGCAGGCACAAGCTTCTCCTTTTGTCTGTGATATATCCCACTACACAATTCTAGTAAGAAGAGTAAGCATGgtaactgattttattttatttttcacatagtTTAAAAGAATAATAGTACCAATTATTTGCAAATACTTGGTTGCCAGTTCTAGAACGATACCTGTGAATATTACTGACATTAGTAGCGATTCTCACATTTGATAACATCAGACATCATGTCCAAGAACTCTGCACAAACCAACAGACAAGGAGCTCAGATTAAAGATGTAAACCACATCTCCTGatcatttttttcagtgaaatctgtCTTGACTTGCATAATTTGAGCAGACAAGCTGAAGGATAAGTCATActtttttaaatgtactttttGCTCTTGTTGTTGAGGCAGACAAAAGCCACTGCTTCTCCCAAAAATAAGCATAAGAAAGATTAATTCTAAGTCATTAAACAAGAGGCCCCTGCAGATTCACAGCAAACTAGGCTACAGGGTGCACCACCAAAATCTGTCACCTGAACTGTAAATATTGTCTCTTTGATGGTATTTATTTGCAGAAGGATCAAATTTTTATCCATCACACTTCACTACAAAACATATAAGTCAGAGAAATTACATTCAGTGCATccaacataaataaaatcagaatctGATCCCAAATAGTCTGTAGTCGTTAACTTTTGCTTATTAATTGCTGCAGAACATTTGTGTTTTGCATGTTCTGAGCCCAGACAATGAGTGTGTAAACAGAGCTTAGTGAATGGATGCAAATGCTGTTCATTAGCAGAACTAATGTGCTCATCATAAAGAAGATGCAAAAGTGATGGTTATGTTGTTGACTGATGGAAAAGCCAACAGGAAAAAGCACTTGTGTAAGCAGTAGAGGCAACACTGAGCTGTCACAAAATTTGATGTTGTTTGAGTTCATGTGCCATGAGGGTATCATACTTTGTCAAGATACACTATGCACTATGCAATTGTGCTCTCTTCCTGAACAGCTTgacttttcattgtttttgttcaatTGAATAGCTGATTTGATTTCACACTAACATGATATTTCATTCTCTTATTTAGGTCAGGTTTTTGCAACAATAAAAATCAACGTTAGAACATTTACTGGAATTGGTGTTAGCGATTATCTTTGCAAAGTCCATTAAATAACCACAACGCAAAACACAACATCGTATCAATGAGAtacagaaatattcatttttgtaAACTCTCAGTAACAGATCATTTTTCTGATTTGGATTCTTGTAGGTTTAATTAGTTTCTTGTTCCCTTCCAGTCCTGTTTCTGCATGTGACCAGATGCACAATATATTTCAAAGACTGGCAGAAATAACTTCTATTCTGCGATTCtagaaagcagaagcattatctttgctttaaaatttttGGCCCATCTTGATACAGACACAGTCCTCAGCAGCATGATATAACAGTTTGCATTAATAACAATAGATTTCTTGCCTTAAAACAGCTGGTTTGGGATAATTTGCTTGCATGCAGACAGTGGAACATATCTACTGAATGATTCCCATATGCTGAAGTGGAGAGCACAAAATCTAGATTGTAATAATTAAGTCTACAGCCTCTTTCATAATATGTAAGCAGTTGCCAACTGCTTACAGTAACAATTTATATTGCAAGGAAACAAATCTGAAATAAGAGTTACTGAAAGAACTGTGCTCTTACTGCTACAAGGTTaaaaaaacattactttcaAGGCAATATCTTCATATAAAATGATTAATAAGACCTAATGAAAATTTGTAATTgttgaatattgaatgagtaaTTCACTGTTTGTTGCCTTTCTATTTCCAGTACAAATATCTTCACTTTGAGCcttaaaattctattttatatttttttcttggttaaagttgatattttttattttttgatccAAAGTCATTCTCTATGAAAAAACAGTGCTATCAGCAGTTTTAAAGTACTTCAAGTGCatacaaaaggaagaaacaaatgctAAAACATTCAGGAATGTATCTCCTTTTATCTCACCTCAACTTAAATAAATGCTTCGGAGTTGCATACAAGAGCGTGTCCTTGATGTGTTTAAGTAATGGTGAAACTGTGGAGCAAAACCAGATGTTTCTACAGAACTCAGCTGTGACAGCTAATGAAATTAATGCATTTGGACTTTACATTATTTAGAAGGAAATCATAAAGTACTGTCAAGTCAAGGGTATAGCAGACATGATGCCAGCATATAGCTGTGACATACAGTTGctatttttctctaaatatCAGTTTGCTCTTGTTCTAAATCACACTTTTTTCATCCAATAACCTCTCTCCTCAATCAAATTTTAAAAGAGGAAGTTTTCTCAAGGGAACCAGAGCGGAAGGTAAGGAGTCTTTAGAACAATCTGAACGTTCAAAAGATCTGTAGTTGTCAGATTATCAGCATCTTGTAGAATTCATCCCCTACTCCTGTGTTTGGGCAtatctttctgttttacagacTGGCAGAGATGAACTCCATTGTGTCTCATAAATTCTTGTACCATGTTGCATCATGTTCAGCCAGCACCCACACAACACCCACAGAAATCCCCAGTTATTGGATCTAGGACCAAAACTCATCTCTGCAGAAAGTAGGGCACTGGAGAGTGTTACTTATTTTTCCAGCCCTTAGCTCTGTGTCCAGTTCTTCAATAAGTGAGAACTGAATTAAGCTGCAGAAGCAACACTAGTACtacaaagaaaatggattttataGCCTTGATATAGAAGACAACaggtggaaaacaaacaaacaaaaccacattttattacatttgcTGGTCATCATTTACTGTCCCATTAACCACGTTTCTCCATTCCTGCACAGACTGATTCTTGCGTACATCTATAACTGCTAGGTCAGAGACAATGTTCATAAGAACATTATAGCCCTGCTACAGCTCCACAAGCAGAAGCATGTGATTTCACTTACTCTGAgcagaaaaagctgcttttaataATGCCCTTATACTTTAAGTGCATTATAATTGTGAAGAACTAACATCATACAAATAATCCTTGGGCCATACATGCTACAGATTTAAGAGGAGGTCTCCATTTATTTCAATGTGAAATTATGTTCAGAAACAGACCATTCACTAAGATTATACAGTACAGACACTGGTGATACATCATCTTCTAACAGTACGTGActacctttttttgttttgttttgttttcttttttaaataaagaaatggagAGATATCAAAGATATTTTGAAATTTTGCAAAACTGTGGATTTCAGACTGCAGGAAGCCATTCTAACATGGACTTTCTATTATTTGGAGCTACATATGCAGACATCTTAAGCAAATTCTGTGTAAGTTAAGATTCACTTTGCAAGTTAATTTCTGTACAAATGAAAAGTGAAGAACAAATTGGAAGAAAAATCCTACTAGTATACAAAGTACTAAAATGTATTATTtggtagaaaatatttaaatattatacatgtgggttttgctttggttttttttaaaactatgtTTTCTTGAAACTTAAAGTTACAAacataaagctttcttttttaaatgaaatcaaatgtCTTTAATATCTACGTAGAGGAAGCATTGGACTGTTtcttcaataaataaatgtgtttttgttctcAGTGCACTTGCTTTATTTCCTGGGTATTTTACAGAGACACAACTTAGCAAAAAGAAGCCGTTTTGCAAATTCTTGGTGAGTTTTTAAAAGTCTAGATAAAGCCATTCCTAAAGTAGAACTGAGAATTGCATCTCTATTGTCCAGCCAAAATAGACTGAAACCTAAATGCAATGGTACTGATCATCTTAAGGCAGAAGTGTATTGTGGAACATTAAGAATATGGCAGGAAATCACATTCTCTTTAATTTCTGCTTAGCAAAACACATCACAACTGTGACTTCACTGAATATTTCACTACAGAAGTTCTACTTAACAGGATACAAGAAGCGCAGctaaaaaataacttcaaaaaaaacaccctaatGATATCCATACTTCCCCATGCAAAAATGTTGCAATGTCACCTTACAAGGCTATAACAGAAGCtagcaacatttttatttttcataatgcATGTACCGCAGCACCATTTAGGTATTCCAGTCAAGACCTGAGCTTTGTTCTTTATGTGTGTGTGGTGCCAAATGGTCTGTGCCTTAAAAATCATGCAATAGAAAAGATAAACCTAAAATGCTGGAATTAACTGAAGTGATAAGACATACTAATACACATCCACTGGGAGCTGCAATAGGTAGACAGGAAGAAATCACTGCCTTTTAGCTGCTAACATACTTGTATGGAACACGctacccccccaaaaaaagggTGAAATGATTCAACCAATCATAAGAATAAGACCATCTGTGCTAGTTCACAGAGAAAACACCAGGATGCAGTTTGAACCTCATAGAAGAATAGAGGTTAATTTCCCACAGATAGTTCATTACTGAATTTCAATAGTGAAACGCATGTGTTTAGCAAGTAACAAGtgtttaatgaagaaaaaatttaTCATCCTCTGTGTAATCGCAATGTGACTCTACAACTAATATGTACTAAtattgtaaaaagaaataactcaTGCTTGCACTTCTCAGTGGGACAGAAATCTGTGAGCAGAAAAAATTCTACATATAAGAACACATCAAGCTTTCACTAAGCCAAGATATCTGTCGCAGAATTGCAGtctatttgcattattttcctgtttcaggATGGGAAATACATTGCTGAGCTAGCAGTGCAGTTAACACAATTTCTGCCCAAAGTTTACACTAATAAATTAGCGTAGGATGGCACATTGTTCATATCATTTAATTGTCTGAGGATTGTGTATAcctgaaaataacaaagaacaTATTTGATGTGAGtgtaacagagcactggaacagtctgcccacagaggctgtggagtcttctCCTCTGGAGTTATTCAAAACCTGCTTGGATGCCTACTTGTGTAatctactgtagggaacctgctttagcttGGCAgtctccagaggtctcttctaacCTCTACAATTCGTGATACAGAGAAATCGGTCACTTAACAGTAACAAATTTTCCAACAGTATTAACTCAAGTGCATGATAAACAACaactttttctgtcttctccatATAAACTTCTGTAAAGAAATCAGCAGATAACATGACTCTGTATTCCCAGAAGGCTAAATCCACATAAAGATGTACTGTAATTCATAAGCACAAGCctgcattttaataataaacCTAATCATTACTGAACTTAAGAAAGCTAAAATATACATTAGAAACCATTCCTGAATACAAGTGATAAAGGGAGAAATTTGCTTggaatatatttgttttctattctatATTCATTTAACCTTAGACCTGAAAGTCTGTCCCAGCAACTTTTACTCCACAGTCCAACTTGTGGCTTTGGAAGTGCACTGTTCCGCAAGACACTGATCAAAGGCAAAATGTCAGTGAAGGGAGATGACAGATAACGTCAGGTCTCTTTATATAACAGTTCCTATAGCAGAGCCCCTTCCCGCCAAAACAGAGCTTTGTTCCAACTGCTTCTtcaacatatatattttttccccattgaaaGAGACTTAATTGCTGCAAACAGCTCCTATCAAAACTTCCATATCAAAAAGATATGGCAGCAGGGAACCTGCCAGCCTTCCCTGCTGGAAATCTACCACCAGTTTATTTTGGGACAGcagctccttttctccttcccccagaTGGCTAACACTAGCAAAGGGCTTGTTTCTGGAAACTCCCAgcagcatcaccagcagaagTATCCTTCATCCTCACAGTCTGCTGCCAGCATTACAGGCATCTGCAGTGAGACCTTTGTGGACACATCTGCCATTCTGCTCCTattcacttttttgtttgtttattttttacctcCCCAGTCTCCTTTCCCTAactcttctgccttttctaacCAGATCTCTCTATCACccacaagcagaaaataaataaaagacaattCAGGGCATCAGCAGGGCTGAAATGAAGCAAACCTTTCAACAAAACTGATCTTTAAAGGCTGCTTTTTGTAGGGTTCACTAAACACACTTCCTCCTGTAACTGAGTGCCAAACATCAATTGCCAGTTTTTCTGCACATTAAGCTGTCAGGGTTGAGGAAGCAGTGAAATACTAAGGAAAGCAAAGTTACTAGTAAGCAATTCTAGAGTTGGAATTTAAGGTAGTATATGAGAACATATCATagaaaacactttatttttgaTTTACAAAATCTGTTACTGTCTCTAGataacataaaattaaaaaataaaatgcaaacaaactaCAAGAACCCAGATGTTCAGATTGTTTTCACACAAGCATCTCATTCACAGTAAGTAACCACACGTGCTTTTACAgccactaaaaataaaaacattttcataactTGAAGCCAGCTCTTTTTCGAGCATACAAGAGACACCGTAAGTTGGATTAAAGCAAACCTACACCATTTTGGAACCCATATATCAAACTTACAAAGTTTAAGACAGTTAGTTCTCCAAGGGCTAGAACTCCGATACAATGTAAAACTTCTTCCAGGGGAGTCAttcaagggaaaacaaaacaaagaaatacttcaaagctgacatgaaaataaaaacatagaatGAAATTCATCTGTAGTGCTACTCCATTCAGTTATAGCAAGGGTCAATTTGGCCCATGACTGGTAGGAAATACTGTAATGAAtcataattaaataaaaagacttATTTAATCAAAGGAGCCAAATTAACTAGCAAGCAATAGTCTGTAAGATTTCAAAGAACTTTCTATTAACAGTAAAGAAATTCATACTTCTTAAATGTATATTGATTTAAGCTCtcaaagcaattttattttgtCAAATTAGTGTAAGACACACACACGAATAAAGCTATTGTAATGCCAATATTACCTTATTCAAGCAGATTAAATCTTGCTAATTATCAAATTACACATCTGGCCTGCCGCATATTTTTAACTCGTAATAAGTTCTAATTAGCTATTTGAAAGTGTTCAGGGTGATAGCTGAATATTCGCTGTGCATAAGGATCACTGTCTGATGCCACTTTTTGTCCCGTATAATGGTGGTAGCTCTCTGGATGAAAGTGTTCACAGTGAAGGTTAATCCATTCTCTTTCAGTACTGTATCTCTCTGCTTCAGCAAGTATTCGTGTTAGAGCCATGATATAACTCAAAGCCATCTGAAGGGTCTCATATTTGGAGAGCTTCTTATCCTGACCCCACTGTGGAAC
This window harbors:
- the ATOH7 gene encoding transcription factor ATOH7 codes for the protein MKTCKSGHLDSGVEAEIQCRSGPGCVVKCSTERMESAAKRRLAANARERRRMQGLNTAFDRLRKVVPQWGQDKKLSKYETLQMALSYIMALTRILAEAERYSTEREWINLHCEHFHPESYHHYTGQKVASDSDPYAQRIFSYHPEHFQIAN